ATCAAAACCGGTACTGCTAATGAAAGCACTATAGTACACCAAACTCCTGCGGTAGCAATACCTCAACAATCCATACAAATGGCTCCGGTAGCTCCTCCGCCTGCTCCTGAAGCTTCTGCTCCCGTTGCTGCTCCCACAGAAGACGATTCTAAATATATTACTATAAAGTCTCCTATTATTGGTACTTTATATAGAAAGCCTTCACCGGACAAACCCGTGTTTGTAGAGGTAGGCAGTGAGATTAAAGTCGGTGATACGCTGTGTATTATTGAAGCCATGAAATTATTTAATGAAATCGAATCCGACGTTTCCGGCAAAGTGGTAAAAATACTTGCAGATGATTCTTCTCCCGTAGAGTTTGATCAACCACTGTTTTTGATAGATCCTTCATAATTTTCTTTTATTTTTTTAAGTGCCTCCTCAAAATTTTAAAAAATAAAACTTATAATTATGTTTAAAAAAATATTAATAGCCAATAGAGGTGAAATCGCTTTACGAATACTTAGAACTTGTAAAGAGATGGGAATTAAAACAGTAGCAGTATATTCCACTGTTGATGCAGAGAGTTTACATGTTAAATTTGCTGATGAAGCCGTATGCATTGGCCCTGCTCCCGGTAGCGAATCGTATTTGAAAATGTCAAATATTATTGCAGCAGCCGAAATTACAAATGCCGATGCCATACATCCGGGATATGGTTTCCTATCGGAAAACGCTAAATTCTCGAAGCTATGTGAAGAACATGATATTAAGTTTATAGGGGCAACCGGAGATATGATAGACAGAATGGGTGACAAAGCCTCTGCAAAATCAACCATGATTGCTGCCGGTGTTCCCTGTATTCCGGGGTCTGAAGGAATTATAAAAGATTTTTCAGAATGTGAAAAATTGGCTGTTGAAGCAGGATATCCGGTGATGTTAAAAGCAACAGCCGGCGGTGGCGGAAAAGGAATGCGAGCCGTATGGAAAGCAGAAGATTTACAAGATGCCTGGGACTCTGCTCGCCAGGAAGCAAAAGCTGCTTTTGGAAATGACGGAATGTATTTGGAAAAATTAATTGAAGAACCCAGACATATTGAAATTCAAATTGTGGGCGACGCTTTTGGCAAAGCCTGCCATTTATCAGAAAGAGATTGTTCTGTCCAAAGGCGACATCAAAAACTCACCGAAGAAACCCCATCTCCTTTTATGACAAAAAAGTTGAGAAGCGATATGGGAAAAGCCGCAGTAAAAGCCGCAGAATATATTAAATACGAAGGTGCAGGAACGGTAGAATTCTTGGTAGATAAACATAGAAACTTCTACTTTATGGAAATGAATACCAGAATTCAGGTAGAACACCCTATTACTGAAGAAGTGATTGATTTTGACTTAATTAGAGAACAGATTTTAGTTGCTTCCGGTATTCCTATTTCCGGTAAAAATTATATCCCAAAAATGCATTCTATTGAATGTAGAATCAACGCAGAAGATCCTTTTAACGGGTTTAGGCCATCTCCGGGAAAAATATCTACCCTACACCTACCCGGAGGCCATGGAGTCAGAGTAGATACGCATGTTTATTCAGGATATATGATCCCTCCTAATTATGACTCCATGATTGCCAAACTGATCGTGACTGCTCAAACAAGAGTAGAGGCTATTAACAAAATGAAAAGAGCTTTAGATGAATTTATCATTGAAGGAGTTAAAACAACGATTCCTTTTCATAGCCAGTTAATGGATCACCCCAATTATATATCAGGAAATTACACTACAAAATTTATGGAAGATTTTGAAATGAAGCCCTAAATTCTTTCAAAGTTATTAAGGTACAAAACATTTTTTAGCTATGGGTATAAAAATAGATGGTATAGATAAAATCATCATCAATAGATTAATTGAAGATGCCAGAATACCTATATTAAGTATTGCCAGAGAGGTCGGAGTATCAGGGGCAGCCATACATCAAAGATTGCGAAAATTAGAAGTTTCCAAGCTTATTGCAGGTTCTCAGTTGATACTGAACCCTAAAGTATTAGGGTATACAACAACAGCTTTCGTAGGAATTTTTTTAGAATCTGCAAGCATGTACTCCACTGCTATTAAAAAACTAAAAAATATTCCCGAAGTTGTAGAAAGTCACTATACTACAGGAAATTATGCTATATTTATAAAGGTTCTTTGTAAGAATAATAATGACCTCATGTACCTGTTAAACAGTGATATTCAAAGAATAAAAGGGGTTGTAAGAACAGAAACATTTATCTCTCTGGATCAACAAATAAAACGGCAAATCAAAATATAAATAACTGATAATTGACGAAAGGTCTTCTAAAAATTACTTTTTCTTAGCCTTATCTATTTTCTATTGTATTTTATTATACAGAGACCTTCTAAAAATTACTTTTTTAACCATTTGAGGGCTATGCAACATTGATTTGGCAAAAAAAGCTTAATACCAAAGAGAATGTTCCGGAGGGAAGAAATTTGAATCCGAATCAATAAATACAGAAGATATACCTATTTTGCAAATCTCTATTTGCTAATCAAATAATTAGTATTACATTTGCACTCCTTTTTTAAGGATAAATCCATAACAAAAACTAAAAGTGTAATTATGAACACATTAAGTTACAAAACAGTGTCAGCAAACAAAGCCACGATTACAAAAGAGTGGGTTATTGTTGATGCGGACGGGCAAACATTGGGTCGTCTAGCTTCTAAAGTGGCAAAGCTAATTAGAGGTAAATACAAACCTAACTTTACTCCTCATGTAGATTGTGGAGATAATGTGGTTATTATCAATGCAGAAAAAATAAACCTAACGGGTAAAAAGTGGACAGATAAGTTATACATTCGTCACACAGGTTATCCGGGCGGGCAAAGATCATTAAGTGCTGCGGAAATGTTCAATAAAAATCCCAAAAAACTTGTTGAAAAAGCAGTAAAAGGGATGTTACCAAAAAATAAATTAGGTAACGCTTTATTTAGAAACTTATATGTATATGAAGGTACAGAGTATAATCAAAATACTCAAGATCCAAAAGCTATTAACCTTAACGATCTCAAGTAATGGAAACAGTTCACAAAATAGGCAGAAGAAAAACAGCAGTAGCGCGCGTTTACCTTTCCAAAGGTAAAGGAAACATCATCGTTAACAAAAGAGAATTAGCAAACTACTTTACAACTTCAACGCTGCAATACAAAATAAAACAACCTTTGCTATTAACAGAGAATTTAACCTCTTATGATATTAAAGTAAATGTTTATGGCGGCGGGCTCACCGGACAAGCCGAAGCAGTTCGCCTGGCAATTACCAGAGCCTTGGTAACAATTAATGAAGAACACAAAGCTATCTTAAAACCAGAAGGCCTTTTAACTCGTGATCCAAGAATGGTAGAACGTAAGAAATTTGGCCAAAAGAAAGCACGTAAAAAATTCCAGTTCTCAAAACGTTAATTCTATACTTTATATCTGAGAAATACGTTTTTGGAACAATATCAATTAATAATAAGTTTAGCATCTAAATAGACAAGATTCGAAAGACTACTTGTCTATTGCTACAAAACAGAAAGTAAACATATTTAAAATGGCAAACGTAGACATTAAAGAATTGCTTGAAAATGGAGTGCACTTTGGTCACTTAACAAGAAAGTGGGATCCAAATATGGCTCCTTATATTTATACGGAACGCAATGGTGTTCATATTATTGATCTGTATAAAACGGTTGCTAAAATAGAAGAAGCTGTTACGGCACTGCAAAAAATTGCAAATTCAGGAAGAAAAATTTTATTTGTGGCAACTAAAAAGCAAGCAAAAGACATTGTTTCGGAAAAAGCAAACGCTGTAAACATGCCATATATTACTGAAAGGTGGCCCGGAGGCATGTTAACAAACTTTGTTACCATTAGAAAAGCCGTAAAAAAAATGGCTTCCATTGAAAGAATGAAACAAGACGGGTCTTTTGATGCTTTATCTAAAAGAGAAAAACTACAAATCAATCGTCAGAGAGAAAAATTAGAAAAAAATTTAGGCTCTATTTCCGACATGACCCGTTTACCCGGAGCCATATTTATAGTAGATATTAAAAAAGAACATATTGCAGTTACAGAAGCTCAAAAATTAAATATTCCCATTTTTGCAATGGTAGATACCAATTCCGATCCAAGAATGGTAGATTTTGTAATCCCTGCAAATGATGACGCTTCCAAATCTATTGAGAAAGTACTAAGTTTTGTTACCGATGCCATTGCTGAAGGTTTAGCTAATAGAAAAGCCGAGAAAAACAAAGCAACAGTAAAAAAAACTGAAAAAACCGAAGTAACGGAAACCGTTGAAACTACTGCTAATCCGGTAGAAATAAAAGCAGAAGAAACTCCTGTGGAAGAAACAAAAGAAGGAGAAAAATAAAAAGAGAAAGAATTTGTGGGTATTTGTTCGTATAATTTATGAGAATTATTCGAATAAAACATCAGTGTACCAATAAATAAAAAAGTTAAATAATGACAAAAATAAGTGCTGCCGACGTTAAAAATCTAAGAGAAGCAACCGGAGCAGGAATGATGGATTGTAAGAAAGCCTTGGTAGAAGCAGAAGGAGATTTTGACAAAGCAATAGATATTTTAAGAAAAAAAGGACAAAAAATTGCTGCAAAAAGAGCAGATAGAGTTTCAATCGAAGGTGTTGCCGTTACCAAAATAAGCGCGGATAATACTGTTGGAGTAGCCATTGTTTTAGCCTGTGAAACTGATTTCGTAGGTAAAAATGATTCTTTTAAAGAACTGGCGGGTAAATTTGCAGATATTGCTTTAAACTGTCCAGATAAAGAATCTTTCTTGGCTGCTGATTTTGACGGAATGACAGTTGCTGATAAATTGATAGAACAAACAGGTGTCATTGGAGAAAAATTAGACATCACCTCTTTTGAAAAAATGGAAGCACCCTATGTGGGCTCTTATACACATATTGGCAAAATCGCTGCACTGGTAGGAATATCCAAAGCCATTGACGAAGCGGCTGTTTTAACTAAAGATCTTGCCATGCAGGTAGCATCTATGGGAGCAACAACATTATCTTATAAAGATTTTGATCCTGCTTATATTGCAGCAGAAACCGAAGCCAGAATTGCAGCTATCGAAAAAGACAATATAGAGTTAGGCAGATTGGGAAAAGCCCTCAAAAATGTACCTCAATATATATCCATGGCTCAATTGACCGAAGAAGTTTTAGCGAAAGCTGAAGAAAAAGCAAAATCCGAATTAAAAGCCGAGGGAAAACCGGAACAAATCTGGGATAGAATTCTTCCGGGGAAAATGGAAAGATTTATTTCTGACAATACAACTCTGGATCAAGAACAATGTTTATTAAACCAAAATTTCATCAAAGATGAAAAGAAAACCGTTGCGACATATGTTAAAACATACGGAGATGTTTCAGTAGTTGGGTTTAAACGGGTTACCTTGGGTTAACATTTCATGTTATAATAGTAAAACTTTGAAAACCGTCCTTATAAGGACGGTTTTTTATGTGTACCGCATCTTTCTTTAGCAGAGATCTTTACAAAATAATGGTATATTCCGTATTTGAATTAATTTGACTTCAAATTTCTCCCTTCTCGAAAATTTTAAATCCTCAAAACCAACAGGTTATTCAGGTTGAAAATGTTCTTCGGGCATCGAACTTTTTTGTTAAATCAATTTTGCAAAGGTCCCTAGTAGCTAAAATCTAATTAGTATATTTGTAACACCTTTTAGATAAGAAAAAAAATGTAGTACATAGCTCTGCCAACACAGTGTTTCTCTTTTAAAGGATGAAGTGAAACAGTTGGTTTTTAAGAATAGTACTCGGAAATGGTATCAAACTTTCTAAACTATATATGCAGTATAAAAGAATACTTCTAAAATTAAGCGGTGAAGCTTTAATGGGAGACAGACAATACGGAATAGATCCTGACAGACTAAAAAAATATGCCAAAGAAATTAAAGAAATTGTACATAAAGGTATCGAAGTTGCTATTGTAATAGGTGGCGGAAATATTTTTAGAGGCGTTGCGGGCGCGAGTAATGGCACGGACAGGGTTCAAGGAGATCATATGGGAATGTTGGCTACTTGTATTAATGGGTTGGCTCTGCAAAGCGCCCTCGAAGAAGCCCAAATATATACTCGGCTACAAACTGCCATTGAAATTAAAGAAATGGCAGAACCATATATTAGAAGAAAAGCCATCAGACATTTGGAAAAAGGGAGAGTAGTTATTTTTGGAGCAGGAACAGGAAGTCCTTATTTTACAACCGATACCGCAGCAGTTTTAAGAGCTGTAGAAATTAATGCCGATGCTATTTTGAAAGGAACCAGAGTAGATGGTATTTATAACTCAGATCCGGAAAAGAATGCAAATGCTGTAAAATTTGAAAATATTACATTTAAAGATGTTATTGAAAAAGGGTTAAAAGTCATGGATATGACTGCTTTTACATTAAGTGAAGAAAACAAACTTCCCATCATTGTATTTGATATGAATAAAAACGGTAACCTTTTAAAATTAATATCCGGAGAAAAAATAGGAACTAAAGTAAATATATAGAACATAAAATGATACTGACTTATGAATGAAGAAGTAAAATTTATTATAGAAGGCGCAAAAGAACAAATGCAAAATGCCATTGAGCATTTAATTAAGGAATTGCGTTCTATTAGAGCGGGGAAAGCATCACCTGCTATGTTATCTAATATTATGGTTGATTATTATGGCTCTCAGACTCCACTAAATCAGGTAGCTAACATCAATACACCGGATGCCAGAACCATCAGTATCCAACCTTGGGAAAAGCAACTACTACAAGAAATTGAAAAAGCAATTATGACTGCTAACATTGGTTTTAATCCGATGAATAACGGTGAAAATATTGTCATCAATGTTCCTCCGTTAACCGAAGAGCGAAGAAAAGATTTGGTAAAACAAGTTAAAGCAGAGGCAGAACACGCCAAAATAGGTATTAGAAATGTGAGAAAAGATGCTAATAACGATATAAAAAAAATAGATATCTCTGACGATATGAAGAAAAATACCGAAGCGGATATTCAGACATTGACAGATGATTTTGTGAAAAAAACCAATGAGCTATCAGCGACTAAAGAAACTGAAATAATGACTGTGTAATTTTTTTAGGCTAAGAAAAAGCTACTAAAATAATTTTCCATATCATTCAGGGAAGCACCAAAAAATCGGTTTATAGTAATCCTTTCATGTTTGTCGTAAATAATTTTACTGCAATCGCTAATAGTACAACACCAAAAATTTTCCTAATAATTTTAATCCCGTTAGGGCCAATAAGGCGTTCGATTTTTGAAGACGTCTTAAGTACAATATAAATGAAAAGTATATTTAATATAATTGCTATGATGATATTCCTAATTTCAAACTCAGCTCTTAAAGAGAGTAACGTTGTCAAGCTCCCCGGACCCGCAATTAAAGGAAATGCCAAAGGAAAAACGGAAGCAGTAATCGCATTTGAATCCTCTTGTTTATAGAGTGTAATTCCCAAAATCATTTCCAAAGAAATAAAAAATAAAATAAACGATCCGGCTACTGCAAAAGAGTTTACATCTATCCCTATAAGAGTTAATAAACTTTGCCCTAAAAAAAGAAAAAGAATCATAATACTCCCTGCAATAATGGAAGCTTTTCCTGACTGAATATGCCCTACCTTTTTCCGTAAATCTATGATAATCGGAATATTGCCAATAATATCAATGACTGCAAACAAGACCATAAATACCGTAAAAATCTGCTTAATACTTTCTATCATTACATATAATTTTTTGCAAAAGTAGTCAACTTACATCTGGAATCTTCTAAAATAATAGAAAAAAATGCTTTATTTTTGCACATGTTTCAATTAGAAAAAACAATTATCTCAGAAGCTATTATTGAGAAAGATTTTGTATGCAATTTATCAGCGTGCAAAGGCGCATGTTGTGTAGAGGGAGAAGCAGGAGCTCCTTTAGAAAAGCAAGAAACCAAAATCTTCGAAAAAATTTATCCGAAAATTAAACCCTTCCTCCGAAAAGAAAGTATTGACATTATAGAAAAAAAAGGAACATGGATAAAAAGCGTTTTTTCGGAATTAGAAACCCCTTTACTAAATGATGCGGAATGTGTATATGTTATTTTTGATGATAAAAATAGAGCCCTTTGTGCCATTGAAGAAGCATATAACAGAGGCATTATTAATTGGAAAAAACCCATCTCATGTCATTTATATCCTGTAAGAATCAAAGAATATACAGAATTTTCGGCTGTAAATTATAACAAATGGCATATATGTGATGATGCATGTACGCTGGGGAAAGAGCTTCAGGTACCTGTATATAAGTTTGTTAAAGACGCATTGATTAGGAAGTTCGGGGAATCCTGGTATAAAAAACTTGAAAAAGTAGCAAAAGATATATAACATTAATTTTTAGTATCCTTAAAACGCTAAAAGCTTTCATAAAATGAAAAAATACTAGTGTTGTTTTTGCATAAAAAAGCCTAAAAAAAGAAGCTCTTTAAGAATGTCAATAACAACAATGCCTAACAAAGAAATATTAAATTAAACATTTGATTGTCAATTATTTATAAATTAACTGTTTTTTGCATTTTTATATAACATAAATTGATTTTGTTAAAAACTTGCTGGTTTTTGTGAATAAGTATAGCTTTTAATTTGTAGCATTTTTTTTAACCTTTGTAGGTGTCTCTTTGTTAAGAGAAAATTTCCCCAAGATCAAAATAATTTACGCAAAATGGCTGCAATAGAACCTATTTTAGAATCCAACGATAACAGATTTGTAATTTTCCCTATACAACACGACGATTTATGGGATTGGTATAAAAAACAGCAAGCCTGTTTTTGGACTGCCGAAGAAATAGATTTACATTCGGATTTAGCAGATTGGAACAACAAACTAACTGATGACGAACGTTACTTTATCAAACATATCCTTGCGTTTTTTGCTGCTTCAGACGGTATTGTCAATGAAAATCTAGCTGAAAATTTTGTGAATGAGGTCCAATATTCAGAGGCAAAATTCTTTTATGGCTTTCAAATAATGATGGAGAATATCCACTCGGAAACCTACTCTCTTTTAATAGATACTTATGTAAAAGATGAAGTAGAAAAAGATCGATTATTTAGAGCAATTGAGGTATTTCCTGCCATCAAGAAAAAAGCAAAATGGGCTCTAAAATG
This window of the Flavobacteriaceae bacterium genome carries:
- a CDS encoding DUF3109 family protein; translated protein: MFQLEKTIISEAIIEKDFVCNLSACKGACCVEGEAGAPLEKQETKIFEKIYPKIKPFLRKESIDIIEKKGTWIKSVFSELETPLLNDAECVYVIFDDKNRALCAIEEAYNRGIINWKKPISCHLYPVRIKEYTEFSAVNYNKWHICDDACTLGKELQVPVYKFVKDALIRKFGESWYKKLEKVAKDI
- a CDS encoding AsnC family transcriptional regulator encodes the protein MKIDGIDKIIINRLIEDARIPILSIAREVGVSGAAIHQRLRKLEVSKLIAGSQLILNPKVLGYTTTAFVGIFLESASMYSTAIKKLKNIPEVVESHYTTGNYAIFIKVLCKNNNDLMYLLNSDIQRIKGVVRTETFISLDQQIKRQIKI
- the accB gene encoding acetyl-CoA carboxylase biotin carboxyl carrier protein yields the protein MDIKEIQSLIKFVAKSGVSEVKLEMEGIKITIKTGTANESTIVHQTPAVAIPQQSIQMAPVAPPPAPEASAPVAAPTEDDSKYITIKSPIIGTLYRKPSPDKPVFVEVGSEIKVGDTLCIIEAMKLFNEIESDVSGKVVKILADDSSPVEFDQPLFLIDPS
- a CDS encoding NAAT family transporter; this translates as MIESIKQIFTVFMVLFAVIDIIGNIPIIIDLRKKVGHIQSGKASIIAGSIMILFLFLGQSLLTLIGIDVNSFAVAGSFILFFISLEMILGITLYKQEDSNAITASVFPLAFPLIAGPGSLTTLLSLRAEFEIRNIIIAIILNILFIYIVLKTSSKIERLIGPNGIKIIRKIFGVVLLAIAVKLFTTNMKGLL
- the rpsI gene encoding 30S ribosomal protein S9 — encoded protein: METVHKIGRRKTAVARVYLSKGKGNIIVNKRELANYFTTSTLQYKIKQPLLLTENLTSYDIKVNVYGGGLTGQAEAVRLAITRALVTINEEHKAILKPEGLLTRDPRMVERKKFGQKKARKKFQFSKR
- the accC gene encoding acetyl-CoA carboxylase biotin carboxylase subunit, with product MFKKILIANRGEIALRILRTCKEMGIKTVAVYSTVDAESLHVKFADEAVCIGPAPGSESYLKMSNIIAAAEITNADAIHPGYGFLSENAKFSKLCEEHDIKFIGATGDMIDRMGDKASAKSTMIAAGVPCIPGSEGIIKDFSECEKLAVEAGYPVMLKATAGGGGKGMRAVWKAEDLQDAWDSARQEAKAAFGNDGMYLEKLIEEPRHIEIQIVGDAFGKACHLSERDCSVQRRHQKLTEETPSPFMTKKLRSDMGKAAVKAAEYIKYEGAGTVEFLVDKHRNFYFMEMNTRIQVEHPITEEVIDFDLIREQILVASGIPISGKNYIPKMHSIECRINAEDPFNGFRPSPGKISTLHLPGGHGVRVDTHVYSGYMIPPNYDSMIAKLIVTAQTRVEAINKMKRALDEFIIEGVKTTIPFHSQLMDHPNYISGNYTTKFMEDFEMKP
- a CDS encoding ribosome recycling factor, with protein sequence MNEEVKFIIEGAKEQMQNAIEHLIKELRSIRAGKASPAMLSNIMVDYYGSQTPLNQVANINTPDARTISIQPWEKQLLQEIEKAIMTANIGFNPMNNGENIVINVPPLTEERRKDLVKQVKAEAEHAKIGIRNVRKDANNDIKKIDISDDMKKNTEADIQTLTDDFVKKTNELSATKETEIMTV
- a CDS encoding elongation factor Ts, whose product is MTKISAADVKNLREATGAGMMDCKKALVEAEGDFDKAIDILRKKGQKIAAKRADRVSIEGVAVTKISADNTVGVAIVLACETDFVGKNDSFKELAGKFADIALNCPDKESFLAADFDGMTVADKLIEQTGVIGEKLDITSFEKMEAPYVGSYTHIGKIAALVGISKAIDEAAVLTKDLAMQVASMGATTLSYKDFDPAYIAAETEARIAAIEKDNIELGRLGKALKNVPQYISMAQLTEEVLAKAEEKAKSELKAEGKPEQIWDRILPGKMERFISDNTTLDQEQCLLNQNFIKDEKKTVATYVKTYGDVSVVGFKRVTLG
- the rpsB gene encoding 30S ribosomal protein S2 translates to MANVDIKELLENGVHFGHLTRKWDPNMAPYIYTERNGVHIIDLYKTVAKIEEAVTALQKIANSGRKILFVATKKQAKDIVSEKANAVNMPYITERWPGGMLTNFVTIRKAVKKMASIERMKQDGSFDALSKREKLQINRQREKLEKNLGSISDMTRLPGAIFIVDIKKEHIAVTEAQKLNIPIFAMVDTNSDPRMVDFVIPANDDASKSIEKVLSFVTDAIAEGLANRKAEKNKATVKKTEKTEVTETVETTANPVEIKAEETPVEETKEGEK
- a CDS encoding UMP kinase, giving the protein MQYKRILLKLSGEALMGDRQYGIDPDRLKKYAKEIKEIVHKGIEVAIVIGGGNIFRGVAGASNGTDRVQGDHMGMLATCINGLALQSALEEAQIYTRLQTAIEIKEMAEPYIRRKAIRHLEKGRVVIFGAGTGSPYFTTDTAAVLRAVEINADAILKGTRVDGIYNSDPEKNANAVKFENITFKDVIEKGLKVMDMTAFTLSEENKLPIIVFDMNKNGNLLKLISGEKIGTKVNI
- the rplM gene encoding 50S ribosomal protein L13; amino-acid sequence: MNTLSYKTVSANKATITKEWVIVDADGQTLGRLASKVAKLIRGKYKPNFTPHVDCGDNVVIINAEKINLTGKKWTDKLYIRHTGYPGGQRSLSAAEMFNKNPKKLVEKAVKGMLPKNKLGNALFRNLYVYEGTEYNQNTQDPKAINLNDLK